Proteins encoded within one genomic window of Methanocalculus alkaliphilus:
- a CDS encoding pyruvoyl-dependent arginine decarboxylase: MVVPQKVFFTKGVGVHKDKLASFELALRKAGIEKYNLVYVSSIFPPNATIVSREEGLKDLHAGEIVYCVMARSETKEPNRLSSAAIGLALPKDANEYGYLSEHHAYGETALVSGEYAEDLAATMLATTLGIEFDPDKAWQEREQIYKASGKIIKTTHICQSAEGDAEGRWVTTIAAAVFIL, encoded by the coding sequence ATGGTTGTTCCCCAGAAGGTCTTCTTCACAAAGGGTGTCGGTGTCCATAAGGACAAACTCGCCTCTTTTGAGCTTGCCCTCAGAAAGGCAGGTATCGAGAAGTATAATCTCGTCTATGTATCCAGCATCTTTCCACCCAACGCAACGATTGTATCCCGTGAGGAAGGGTTGAAGGATCTTCATGCAGGCGAGATCGTCTATTGTGTCATGGCACGGAGCGAGACGAAGGAACCAAACAGGCTCTCCTCAGCCGCCATCGGGCTTGCACTTCCAAAGGATGCCAATGAGTACGGCTATCTCTCCGAGCATCACGCCTATGGTGAGACCGCACTCGTCTCCGGTGAGTATGCAGAGGATCTCGCCGCGACGATGCTTGCAACGACTCTTGGTATCGAGTTTGATCCCGATAAGGCATGGCAGGAGAGGGAGCAGATCTATAAGGCGAGTGGCAAGATCATCAAGACGACACATATCTGCCAGTCTGCTGAGGGCGACGCTGAGGGTCGGTGGGTCACAACCATCGCTGCAGCTGTCTTTATCCTTTAA
- a CDS encoding MBL fold metallo-hydrolase, producing MQLTVLVENTTLIDRYYRGEPGLSFILRDGDTRILFDCGYSDLLIANADAMKVDLLSIDTIVLSHGHIDHTGGLLGLMHYYHEMADRGAPETGPSIITHPGTFRRKVAEGEGDVGCPVTRDQLAAIGDLHLSDRPLRISDRLWFLGEIPRTDPSRTQKSTAYVEGPDGWVLDPVIEDSALVYCGDEGLVIICGCTHAGIEHTVTYAREICGYDRVRAIIGGLHLYSASPERIAGVAQWCAGEGVGEIYPCHCTGLPAAIAFSRHLRVTSIGVGSHLSWDEDPVSLDKV from the coding sequence ATGCAACTCACTGTCCTTGTTGAGAATACAACCCTCATCGACAGATACTACCGGGGTGAGCCCGGCCTCTCCTTCATACTCCGGGATGGCGATACCAGAATCCTCTTTGACTGCGGATATTCCGATCTCCTCATCGCAAATGCGGATGCAATGAAGGTCGATCTCCTCTCCATTGATACCATCGTCCTCTCCCATGGCCATATCGATCATACCGGGGGGCTCCTTGGGCTCATGCACTACTACCATGAGATGGCGGATAGGGGTGCCCCGGAGACGGGGCCTTCGATCATCACGCATCCCGGGACGTTTCGGCGGAAGGTTGCCGAAGGGGAAGGGGATGTCGGCTGTCCGGTGACAAGGGATCAGCTTGCCGCAATCGGGGATCTGCATCTCTCTGATCGCCCTCTCAGGATCAGTGATCGTCTCTGGTTCCTTGGCGAAATACCACGGACCGACCCCTCCCGAACCCAGAAGAGTACCGCGTATGTTGAAGGACCCGACGGATGGGTTTTGGATCCGGTGATCGAGGACTCCGCCCTCGTCTATTGCGGGGATGAGGGGCTTGTCATCATCTGTGGCTGTACTCATGCGGGGATAGAGCATACCGTCACATATGCGCGTGAGATCTGCGGATATGACCGTGTCAGAGCCATCATCGGTGGCCTTCATCTCTATTCAGCATCTCCTGAACGGATAGCCGGAGTTGCGCAATGGTGCGCGGGGGAGGGGGTCGGGGAGATCTACCCCTGCCACTGCACCGGTCTTCCGGCAGCGATCGCCTTCTCCAGGCATCTCAGGGTGACCTCGATCGGGGTTGGCAGCCACCTCTCCTGGGATGAGGATCCGGTATCTCTTGACAAAGTTTAA
- a CDS encoding adenosylcobalamin-dependent ribonucleoside-diphosphate reductase — translation MNGRIRDHILRSRYLQPGEEGFPDICSRVASAIGSDEVERDQFLRMLQGQLFLPNSPALMNAGTRNPQLSACFVIPVGDTIPEIFRALREGAIIQVNDGGTGYSFSEIPPSGAPIGDLEGASPGPVRIMEIFDTATRIIREGGRRRGANMGILDITHPDILSFITAKKEEGVLENFNISVMIPDRYMKALTEGSGDEILTTHPVSGEAISIREAFSSIIDGIHRNGEPGVLFADAINAANPTPALGSIKATNPCGEEPLLPYESCILGSINLPRFIESKSVVWEKLEDIIRLAVRFLDNAIDQTTHPLPEISEATRKTRKIGLGVMGLHDALLLSGVPYDTEEARTFGHEVMAFITATVIDESKRLGREKGAFPAWEGSIWKEPIRNAALTAIAPTGTISLIAEVSPGIEPVYSFACIRHHIAGKAFEMIHPIFSRALDEEITRIGLGEEKRREVIDHIIVTGTLQDIEWLPETFRRLYRSARDIHPDDQLMMQAVFQQHTDAAIARTINLRAGTPKDEIARLIISAWNLHLKGVTCYRIGSRRDAVYIPHGCPACLYKDLQ, via the coding sequence GTGAATGGGAGGATCCGGGATCATATCCTGAGGAGCAGGTATCTCCAGCCGGGAGAGGAGGGCTTCCCTGATATCTGCTCCCGTGTCGCATCTGCCATTGGAAGTGATGAGGTTGAGCGCGATCAGTTTCTCCGGATGCTGCAAGGACAGCTCTTCCTCCCGAACTCTCCTGCCCTGATGAACGCAGGGACCAGAAATCCCCAGCTATCTGCATGTTTCGTTATTCCGGTCGGAGATACCATCCCTGAAATCTTCAGGGCATTGCGGGAGGGGGCGATCATCCAGGTGAACGATGGCGGTACAGGATATTCATTTTCAGAGATTCCTCCCTCGGGAGCCCCCATTGGAGATCTGGAGGGGGCATCACCCGGGCCCGTTCGGATCATGGAGATCTTCGACACCGCCACCCGGATCATCCGGGAAGGGGGGAGGAGGAGGGGGGCAAACATGGGTATCCTCGATATCACCCACCCGGATATCCTCTCCTTCATCACAGCGAAGAAGGAAGAGGGGGTGCTTGAGAACTTCAATATCTCTGTGATGATCCCTGACCGGTATATGAAGGCGCTCACAGAGGGATCCGGGGACGAGATCCTCACTACCCACCCGGTCTCCGGAGAGGCGATCAGCATCCGGGAGGCTTTTTCATCTATTATCGATGGGATTCATCGTAACGGAGAGCCGGGAGTCCTCTTTGCTGATGCCATCAATGCAGCAAATCCGACACCTGCGCTTGGATCGATCAAGGCAACCAACCCCTGTGGTGAGGAGCCTCTCCTCCCCTATGAATCCTGTATCCTCGGAAGCATCAATCTGCCACGCTTTATTGAGAGTAAATCGGTTGTCTGGGAAAAACTCGAAGATATCATCCGTCTTGCGGTCCGTTTCCTTGATAATGCCATCGACCAGACGACCCATCCGCTCCCTGAGATTTCGGAGGCGACAAGAAAGACACGGAAGATCGGACTGGGGGTGATGGGGCTCCATGACGCACTTCTCCTATCTGGAGTACCGTACGATACAGAAGAGGCACGAACCTTTGGCCACGAGGTGATGGCGTTCATCACGGCAACTGTAATTGATGAATCAAAACGACTTGGAAGAGAGAAAGGGGCATTTCCGGCATGGGAAGGAAGTATATGGAAGGAGCCGATCCGAAACGCAGCCCTCACCGCCATTGCACCGACCGGAACCATCTCTCTCATTGCAGAAGTCTCGCCAGGGATCGAGCCGGTCTACTCCTTTGCCTGTATCCGACACCATATCGCAGGGAAGGCATTTGAGATGATCCACCCGATCTTCTCCCGCGCACTTGATGAGGAGATCACACGCATCGGGTTGGGAGAGGAGAAGAGGCGGGAGGTGATCGACCATATCATTGTGACAGGGACGCTCCAGGATATCGAATGGCTCCCTGAAACGTTTCGCAGGCTTTACCGTTCAGCCAGGGATATCCATCCCGATGACCAGCTTATGATGCAGGCCGTCTTTCAGCAGCATACCGATGCTGCCATTGCACGGACCATCAATCTCCGGGCCGGGACTCCAAAAGATGAGATAGCCCGGCTAATCATCTCTGCATGGAACCTGCATCTTAAAGGGGTGACATGCTATCGGATCGGAAGCAGGCGGGACGCAGTATACATACCCCATGGTTGTCCTGCCTGTTTATATAAGGATCTTCAATAA
- a CDS encoding response regulator — translation MRGDPEPDEKDGGIERLILFVDDNPALRLMIPDVLSQYGYHVITAGGGEECMEILSDTIPDLIVLDIMMEPMDGWATLRAIRNIPAYEDIPILILTGKVFLPIEMIRYGPEIVGWVKKPVRMGQFITLLNKVFDDLRQDMEIAEKMGGSLTPEERRQIAIHHRRLRVLPQVYDGIICQCLSPGRSTCAFGEETKDMESLIAEEERWCREHGILVEDE, via the coding sequence ATGCGTGGTGACCCTGAGCCCGACGAGAAGGACGGTGGGATCGAGAGACTGATCCTCTTCGTCGACGATAACCCGGCCCTCAGGTTGATGATCCCCGATGTCCTCAGCCAGTATGGATATCATGTCATAACAGCTGGCGGTGGGGAGGAATGCATGGAGATCCTCTCCGATACAATCCCGGATCTCATTGTCCTGGATATCATGATGGAGCCGATGGACGGGTGGGCCACACTCAGGGCAATCCGGAACATCCCCGCATATGAGGATATTCCGATACTGATCCTCACCGGAAAGGTCTTCCTTCCGATCGAGATGATCCGGTATGGGCCTGAGATCGTCGGATGGGTCAAAAAACCTGTCCGGATGGGGCAGTTCATCACGTTATTAAACAAGGTGTTCGACGATCTCAGGCAGGATATGGAGATTGCCGAGAAGATGGGTGGATCACTCACCCCTGAGGAGCGCCGCCAGATCGCTATTCACCACCGCAGGCTCAGGGTTCTGCCGCAGGTCTATGATGGTATCATCTGCCAGTGCCTCTCACCAGGACGGTCAACATGTGCCTTTGGGGAAGAGACGAAGGATATGGAGAGCCTCATCGCCGAAGAAGAGCGCTGGTGCCGTGAGCACGGGATTCTTGTGGAAGATGAGTAA
- the aspS gene encoding aspartate--tRNA(Asn) ligase gives MRIPIQEVTSDLEKATIAGWVHEERDLGGLAFFLIRDRTGILQVTIPKKKVPEAVLLAIKEVSRESVVRVTGVIKATDKAPGGRELVPESFEILAKAASPLPLDVAEKVPAEIDTRLDGRFLDVRRPRIASIFQIRSRVMEATHSFLFDEGFINITTPKVVAAATEGGTELFPIAYFEKEAFLGQSPQLYKQMMMAGGCEKVFEIGPIFRAEEHNTVRHLNEATSIDVEVSFADHEDVMQLLERLMRTVYQAVADDCTDQLAHLGITDLAIPDATLPRLPYAEAIEIAAKKSEDPITYGDDLGTASERIIGEEMGAHYFITEWPTAIRPYYAMPNESDPSICNAFDLMHPRMELSSGAERCHIHDQLVEQIRSKGLSPEGFEFYLKPFRYGMPPHAGWGLGAERLVMTMCGLQNIREAVLFPRDRHRVTP, from the coding sequence ATGCGCATACCAATACAAGAGGTCACTTCGGATCTGGAGAAGGCAACGATAGCCGGCTGGGTACATGAAGAGCGGGATCTCGGCGGACTCGCGTTCTTCCTCATCCGGGACAGAACCGGTATTTTGCAGGTGACGATCCCGAAGAAGAAAGTTCCTGAAGCGGTTCTGCTTGCCATTAAAGAAGTCTCCCGTGAGTCGGTTGTCCGGGTGACAGGGGTGATCAAAGCGACCGATAAGGCTCCTGGCGGACGGGAGCTCGTCCCGGAAAGTTTTGAGATCCTGGCAAAGGCAGCCTCACCCCTCCCGCTTGATGTTGCAGAGAAGGTGCCTGCCGAGATCGATACCCGCCTTGATGGAAGGTTCCTCGATGTCAGGCGACCAAGAATCGCATCAATCTTCCAGATTCGATCCAGGGTGATGGAGGCAACACACTCCTTCCTCTTCGATGAGGGATTCATCAACATCACCACCCCGAAGGTGGTCGCTGCCGCAACCGAGGGCGGGACAGAGCTCTTCCCGATTGCATACTTTGAGAAGGAGGCGTTTCTCGGCCAGAGCCCGCAGCTCTACAAGCAGATGATGATGGCGGGCGGTTGTGAGAAGGTCTTTGAGATCGGCCCGATCTTCCGTGCCGAAGAGCATAATACCGTCCGGCATCTCAACGAGGCGACATCGATCGATGTCGAGGTCTCCTTTGCCGACCATGAAGATGTGATGCAGCTCCTCGAACGGCTGATGAGAACGGTCTACCAGGCAGTCGCCGATGACTGCACCGACCAGCTCGCCCACCTTGGGATCACCGACCTTGCCATCCCCGACGCAACGCTCCCACGACTCCCCTATGCCGAGGCGATCGAGATCGCGGCAAAGAAGAGCGAGGATCCGATCACCTATGGCGATGATCTCGGGACGGCAAGTGAGCGGATCATCGGTGAGGAGATGGGAGCCCATTACTTCATCACCGAGTGGCCGACCGCCATCCGCCCCTACTATGCGATGCCAAATGAGAGCGATCCCTCCATCTGCAACGCCTTTGACCTGATGCATCCAAGGATGGAACTCTCCTCAGGAGCCGAGCGATGCCACATCCATGACCAGCTCGTCGAGCAGATCAGGAGCAAAGGCCTCTCACCGGAAGGATTTGAGTTCTATCTCAAACCATTCCGGTACGGGATGCCGCCCCATGCAGGCTGGGGTCTTGGAGCCGAGCGGCTCGTTATGACGATGTGCGGACTCCAGAACATCCGTGAAGCGGTCCTCTTCCCGCGTGACCGCCACCGCGTCACCCCGTAA
- a CDS encoding methionine synthase, translating into MILPTTVVGSFPAVKGTGLGAIIDPYRHAVRFAVAEQIRAGVDIISDGQVREGMIQAFTGKLPGVRDDTVISRILPAASGITVGDTRYALSQTGKVKGILTGPSSIAHALRIKTPEYRNRDEVVLDIAAALAVEAQALAKEGVCMIQIDEPILSTGAADIATGAEAIGIIARSVDLPVCVHVCGPLAGIIDTLLRLPVAVLDIEAATQPENLEIFDEKDLRGKMIGCGCVASSDHEVESVDLIRERIETCIDTFSHDRILIDPDCGLRMHTPEGAAAKLSRMCEAVRLVRREYE; encoded by the coding sequence ATGATCCTCCCGACGACGGTCGTCGGGAGCTTCCCTGCGGTGAAAGGAACCGGGCTTGGAGCGATCATCGATCCCTACCGGCATGCGGTCCGGTTCGCTGTTGCAGAGCAGATCCGTGCGGGTGTCGATATCATCTCGGATGGACAGGTCCGTGAAGGGATGATCCAGGCATTCACAGGCAAGCTGCCGGGTGTCCGGGATGATACCGTCATCTCCCGTATCCTCCCTGCCGCATCCGGGATCACCGTCGGGGATACCAGGTACGCCCTCTCCCAGACAGGGAAGGTCAAAGGAATCCTCACCGGCCCTTCCTCCATCGCCCATGCACTCCGGATAAAAACCCCCGAGTACAGAAACAGGGATGAGGTCGTCCTTGATATCGCCGCTGCACTTGCTGTGGAGGCTCAGGCGCTTGCAAAGGAAGGAGTCTGCATGATCCAGATCGATGAGCCGATCCTCTCAACCGGTGCTGCGGATATTGCGACCGGGGCGGAAGCGATCGGGATCATCGCCCGATCAGTGGATCTCCCTGTCTGCGTGCATGTCTGCGGACCGCTTGCCGGGATCATCGATACCCTCCTCCGCCTCCCTGTCGCAGTCCTTGATATTGAGGCCGCAACCCAGCCGGAGAACCTTGAGATATTCGATGAAAAGGATCTCAGAGGGAAGATGATCGGGTGTGGGTGCGTTGCATCATCAGATCACGAGGTGGAGAGTGTCGACCTGATCAGGGAGCGGATCGAGACCTGCATCGATACCTTCTCGCATGACAGGATATTGATCGACCCGGACTGCGGATTGCGGATGCATACGCCGGAGGGGGCGGCTGCAAAGCTCTCCCGGATGTGCGAGGCGGTCAGGCTGGTGAGAAGGGAGTATGAATAG
- a CDS encoding RAD55 family ATPase: MMEEHGMRTSGVPGLDPVLGGGYRAGARIIVYGSALSGIEILAARFAAAADGVYLTLDEEPVGPALVAAGLSVEDIAHDIRGSAAVLDSLSSVILDRGISQAIRLLTIATESFRSEGGCLLCTLYEGLHTPYEEILIFRQADIVIYLRTEVHQSQIERRLQVMKYRGMRIPDRTVPFILTGDGIELSTTSRVV; encoded by the coding sequence ATGATGGAAGAGCATGGGATGAGAACAAGCGGGGTACCGGGGCTTGATCCGGTCCTCGGTGGCGGATACCGGGCAGGTGCCCGGATCATCGTCTATGGATCCGCCCTCTCCGGGATTGAGATACTTGCGGCCCGGTTTGCAGCAGCGGCAGACGGGGTGTATCTGACCCTTGATGAGGAGCCCGTCGGCCCGGCACTTGTGGCTGCAGGCCTCTCGGTCGAGGATATCGCCCATGATATCAGGGGTTCTGCCGCAGTCCTTGACTCGCTCTCCTCGGTGATCCTTGACCGGGGCATCTCCCAGGCGATCCGTCTCCTCACCATCGCCACAGAATCGTTCCGGTCGGAAGGGGGATGCCTCCTCTGTACGCTGTACGAAGGCCTGCATACCCCGTATGAAGAGATCCTGATCTTCAGGCAGGCAGATATCGTCATCTATCTCAGAACAGAGGTCCACCAGTCCCAGATCGAACGCCGGCTCCAGGTGATGAAGTACCGGGGGATGCGGATCCCTGATCGGACCGTCCCCTTCATCCTCACCGGGGATGGGATCGAGCTCTCGACGACGTCAAGGGTGGTGTGA
- a CDS encoding energy-coupling factor transporter transmembrane component T family protein → MQEIMQYIPGAGIFHRIHPLTKLVFTVILVALAVMTGDLLILSGLLIAVYLAAWAGGLSRGLTEQIPLLLILGGMLVLFTVLTMQGGEVILTLIPAAVPLIGGALPVTSGALLFGTILALRFSVMLFAFQLLVISTRPGELVMTLRQLRMPIDYTLMFLIALRFIPTLQREGIRISEAQLARGYSPGDGFIGKVRGLRPVILPLIFNSLGKADTLGMTIDMRGYRRGKAEPDPITFGRLDGAVITAVSLLAVMVVAIPLM, encoded by the coding sequence ATGCAGGAGATTATGCAGTATATCCCGGGAGCCGGCATCTTCCACCGGATTCATCCCCTGACAAAGCTTGTATTCACGGTTATCCTCGTTGCGCTTGCCGTCATGACCGGAGATCTTCTCATCCTCTCCGGTCTTCTCATTGCGGTCTATCTTGCTGCATGGGCAGGGGGGCTCTCCCGCGGGCTCACCGAACAGATCCCGCTCCTCCTCATCCTTGGTGGGATGCTTGTCCTCTTCACCGTCCTGACGATGCAGGGGGGCGAGGTGATCCTGACGCTCATCCCGGCTGCCGTTCCACTCATCGGTGGTGCCCTTCCGGTGACGAGCGGGGCACTCCTCTTTGGGACGATCCTTGCACTCCGGTTCTCTGTGATGCTCTTTGCATTCCAGCTTCTGGTCATCTCGACCAGGCCGGGGGAGCTGGTCATGACACTTCGCCAGCTTCGGATGCCGATTGATTATACACTGATGTTCCTCATCGCGCTCCGCTTCATTCCAACGCTCCAGAGGGAGGGGATCCGGATAAGCGAGGCACAGCTTGCACGCGGGTACTCCCCCGGAGACGGGTTCATCGGGAAGGTCCGGGGTCTCCGGCCGGTCATCCTCCCCCTCATCTTTAACTCTCTTGGAAAGGCTGATACCCTAGGAATGACGATCGATATGCGTGGGTACAGACGCGGGAAGGCTGAACCGGATCCGATCACCTTTGGCCGTCTCGACGGGGCTGTTATCACTGCGGTGTCGCTTCTTGCCGTTATGGTGGTTGCCATACCCCTGATGTAG